A region from the Stygiolobus caldivivus genome encodes:
- a CDS encoding DUF1152 domain-containing protein: protein MKAFVFGLGGGGDVVSAYVAALYLESKGYETILGAVTWERYVEDPVPGPICDFENHVRVNDIITELNSRSYSIRLGKVVIPQIVRLMKSTGIPKGYSICIKKGLKDLVKGIEDFSERNNVNLVVGVDAGGDILAKGCEKTLGSPLIDFIMLNVLGNLRIKSLLATIGAGSDGELEHDYILQRISEIARLGGLKDSKGIDESIAEKLEIVLNDVRTEASRIPYEAFHGLYGRVKIRGGTREVYVTPVSSIMFFLDPKVVISTSPLAQVLKDFSSLDDANRRLNEVGIFTEYDLEKELFARYGTKSSEVEGEDVLRIREEGKKRLGDCKLVY from the coding sequence ATGAAAGCGTTTGTATTCGGGTTAGGCGGGGGAGGAGATGTAGTCTCAGCTTACGTAGCAGCACTATACTTAGAGTCCAAGGGATATGAGACAATTTTGGGAGCAGTAACTTGGGAGAGGTATGTAGAAGACCCAGTACCAGGACCTATCTGCGACTTCGAAAACCATGTTAGAGTTAACGATATCATAACAGAACTAAACTCCAGGTCTTACTCCATAAGGCTGGGTAAAGTGGTTATCCCTCAGATAGTGAGGTTGATGAAGAGCACCGGGATCCCCAAAGGGTACTCTATCTGTATAAAGAAAGGACTAAAAGACTTGGTAAAGGGTATTGAGGACTTTTCAGAGAGGAATAACGTTAATTTGGTGGTCGGGGTCGACGCAGGGGGCGATATCCTAGCAAAAGGGTGCGAAAAAACGTTGGGCAGCCCTCTGATAGACTTTATTATGTTAAATGTGCTGGGGAATTTGAGGATTAAATCCCTTTTAGCTACAATAGGAGCAGGGAGTGACGGTGAGTTGGAACATGATTATATTCTACAAAGGATCTCAGAAATAGCTAGGCTTGGCGGACTAAAGGACAGTAAAGGTATTGACGAAAGTATTGCTGAAAAACTAGAGATAGTCCTAAATGACGTAAGGACAGAGGCTTCGAGAATACCGTATGAAGCTTTTCATGGCTTATACGGTCGTGTAAAAATAAGGGGTGGAACGAGAGAGGTCTACGTAACACCGGTGTCCTCCATTATGTTCTTTTTGGATCCAAAGGTAGTAATTTCAACATCTCCATTAGCCCAAGTATTGAAAGACTTTTCTTCATTGGACGATGCAAATAGGAGGTTGAATGAAGTAGGAATATTTACCGAATATGATCTAGAAAAGGAACTATTTGCCCGATACGGCACGAAAAGTAGCGAGGTCGAAGGCGAAGACGTATTAAGGATTAGGGAAGAAGGGAAAAAAAGGTTAGGCGACTGTAAATTAGTTTATTAA